Below is a genomic region from Pseudomonadota bacterium.
TCGGATGCGCACTGCCGTTCGGATCCACCCTGCGGTTCGGATGCGCACTGCCGTTCGGATCCACCCTGCGGTTCGGATCCACCCTGCGGTTCGGATCCACCCTGCGGTTCGGATCCACCCTGCGGTTCGGATCCACCCTGCGTGTTCCGCTGCTCGCACGCCGCGTCGGACCTTGGCTCTTGTTGCATTCCTGGCCTCTGTAGTGTGCCTCGCCCGCAACGACTGCCGCGCGAGCACTGCTACTATGGCGAGCCAACGTGGCGCTCGAATCACACGAACGTGTCATGAATGGCAAAAGAATCGAGGACAGCCGTGCCTGCAACTCCGTTTTTCCGCTTCGCGGTGCTTTTGGGAAGGGAGGCCCGGGAAACAGCCGTGACCGCCCAGGAGGCGCGGAGGCAGGCAACCCAAACATGCAGGCCCGTGGGTCGGGACGTTTTGCGGGGGCCTAGCGCGTGCCAACCCGCATGCCAGTTCACTCGCCGGGCTGGCGCGCGCGTCGAGGCCGGCGTGCGTGCGCGTCTAGGCTCCGCTCGCGAGCTCAAGCGGTACTAGGTCTAGGGCGAAAAACATGGCGGCTGTCCCTGCTCGCCGCAGCCATAGCCCGGGTTCTGCAAGAGCATGGGTGCCTTATCTATTTCACTTCTTGGTATAGGCATCCGGTAGTGTTTGGTTGGATCGAAGGATCTACCCGGTATGGGGTCCTTTGTCTCATAGTCATACACCGGCACGCCACCCGGGCCTATTGTGATCGTGACGCCTCTCGCTGGGCCGGCCAGCACGTGCTCGGCGATCTTCCAGCGTAGGATGTCAAAGAACCTGTGGCCTTCGATAGCCAGCTCGACCCTTCTCTCCTGACGGTATCGCTCTACCAGCGCCGGGCCGCTCTCCAATGCTATGTCTGGCATTCCCGCCCTGGCTCGTGTCTTGTTCATCCATATCTTCGCGTTGACCTCGTCCCCCAACGCGAGCAGCGTCTCCGCATAGTTGAGGTAAAGCTCCGCCTTCCTGAAAAAGGGCCACGGTGTCGTACTTTTTATCGTTTCGCTAATCGGCTCGCTCTCGTCCAAATACTTTCGCGTGTAGTAGCCGGTGTGGGTTCCATTCCAGTGCTGCACCGGTCCTTCCTTGGTATCCAGGCCACCGTTGAACGTCTCGATAGGGCGCCCTTTCCACATCGCGCCGTTGAAATTGATCGTGGCGTAGAATCGCGGGTCCCGATTGACGTAGGGATTCTGAGGGTCATATCCGCTAGCCGGATCGGTGATCGGCAGCCCGTTGCTCATGTCGTAGGCGTCCACCAG
It encodes:
- a CDS encoding RagB/SusD family nutrient uptake outer membrane protein codes for the protein EQERKAQLIAEMQFIRAWVYADLVRWYGGVPLIDEVLTTRDTQRFHAIARSTYDEVVARIVGDLDAAIAVLPPTRNGGKATGIAAMALKSRVLLYAASLLNNPLNDPGKWIAAHDATRAAIDALGDQALHPDYGEVFLSVTTETLWARYFVGGGTGQGHIVNLSNNPNGHNGWGGNTPLQALVDAYDMSNGLPITDPASGYDPQNPYVNRDPRFYATINFNGAMWKGRPIETFNGGLDTKEGPVQHWNGTHTGYYTRKYLDESEPISETIKSTTPWPFFRKAELYLNYAETLLALGDEVNAKIWMNKTRARAGMPDIALESGPALVERYRQERRVELAIEGHRFFDILRWKIAEHVLAGPARGVTITIGPGGVPVYDYETKDPIPGRSFDPTKHYRMPIPRSEIDKAPMLLQNPGYGCGEQGQPPCFSP